The following proteins come from a genomic window of Lolium rigidum isolate FL_2022 chromosome 5, APGP_CSIRO_Lrig_0.1, whole genome shotgun sequence:
- the LOC124656230 gene encoding repetitive proline-rich cell wall protein 2-like — MDLDLAVQETRPAVPGEDFDFTTTETDAAFLVLAHLPGYGKDEIDVRVGDGGREIGVVVGARKDYGGGLAVEAAATGRRLRVAHRRTVEGFRRTFDVPPGVEVGRITVGFEEDDELLVVIMPKLRQQAPPEEDDGEARVDVESTDWEYASSDATEVELDDASSLELEHEDWVDVESSESEPEPEPPHDVPVETHVEIQEPEPPRDVPVETLVEVQGPDPVVTEVPVETPVEVEEPPVVDIECDVVFEVPVYTELPVETPIEVLVPDPPADDVTNPPVDIPCDVEFDQPFEAPPAAVEEPKPPPVAETPAEEPEPPSPPPVAETPAEEPEPPSPPPPPPVVETPAEEPEPPTPPPVVEAPAEEPPPPPVEPPAEVLPPVDPPPVEEPPPVETPAEDPPPVDPPPVEQPPPVEPPPVQQPPPVDPPAEKPEPKLQEKPLPSPPSEPENSNESGTGSESDNGAGGRGTGRRRGAGRGRRRGRRRGRFPLGMAVAPAVILLAFAVAVARRRRQQRGG; from the exons ATGGACCTCGACCTCGCCGTGCAAGAGACCCGGCCGGCCGTCCCCGGCGAGGACTTCGACTTCACCACCACCGAGACCGACGCCGCCTTCCTCGTCCTCGCACACCTCCCCG GGTATGGCAAGGATGAGATCGATgtccgcgtcggcgacggcggcagggagATCGGCGTCGTGGTGGGCGCGAGGAAGGACTATGGTGGTGGGCTCGCGGTGGAGGCCGCGGCGACCGGGAGGCGGCTGCGTGTGGCGCACCGGCGGACGGTGGAAGGGTTCCGCCGCACGTTCGACGTGCCGCCCGGCGTCGAGGTGGGCCGGATCACCGTCGggttcgaggaggacgacgagctgCTGGTCGTCATCATGCCCAAGCTGCGGCAGCAGGCGCcgcccgaggaggacgacggggaggCGCGCGTTGACGTCGAGAGCACGGACTGGGAGTATGCTTCGTCGGACGCGACGGAGGTCGAGCTCGACGACGCATCGAGCCTGGAGCTGGAGCACGAGGACTGGGTCGACGTCGAGTCGTCCGAGTCGGAGCCCGAGCCCGAGCCGCCTCACGACGTGCCGGTGGAGACGCACGTGGAGATACAGGAGCCCGAGCCGCCGCGGGACGTGCCGGTGGAGACGCTGGTGGAGGTACAGGGGCCGGATCCCGTGGTCACGGAGGTGCCGGTGGAGACGCCAGTGGAGGTTGAGGAGCCCCCGGTGGTGGACATCGAGTGCGACGTCGTGTTCGAGGTCCCGGTGTACACGGAGCTGCCGGTGGAGACGCCGATAGAAGTGCTCGTGCCTGACCCACCGGCCGACGACGTGACGAACCCGCCGGTCGACATCCCGTGCGACGTCGAGTTCGACCAGCCGTTCGAGGCGCCACCGGCCGCCGTCGAGGAGCCCAAGCCGCCGCCTGTCGCCGAAACACCCGCCGAGGAGCCAgaaccaccgtcgccaccgcctgtCGCCGAAACACCCGCCGAGGAGCCAgaaccaccgtcgccaccgccgccgccgcctgtggTTGAAACACCCGCGGAGGAGCCAGAGCCACCGACGCCACCGCCTGTGGTTGAAGCACCCGCGgaggagccaccgccgccgccggtggaacCACCCGCCGAGGTTCTGCCGCCAGTCGACCCACCACCGGTTGAAGAGCCGCCGCCGGTGGAAACACCCGCCGAGGATCCACCACCGGTCGACCCACCACCGGTAGAGCAGCCACCGCCGGTGGAACCGCCACCTGTACAGCAGCCACCGCCGGTCGATCCACCGGCAGAGAAACCAGAACCAAAGCTCCAAGAGAAACCGCTTCCATCGCCGCCTAGTGAGCCAGAGAACAGCAACGAATCAGGTACAGGCAGTGAATCGGACAACGGTGCGGGAGGCCGTGGCACTGGCAGGCGACGAGGAGCcgggagagggcggcggaggggcaggcggcgcggcaggTTCCCGCTGGGCATGGCGGTCGCCCCCGCCGTGATCCTGCTCGCGTTCGCGGTGGCCGTGGCcaggaggcggcggcagcagcgcggTGGGTGA
- the LOC124651619 gene encoding WD repeat-containing protein 48-like isoform X1, whose product MHRVGSAGNAAGSTRPRKEKRFTYVLNDADNKKHCAGINCLSYLNGSASGTSDYLFTGSRDGTLKRWEYQNGDANFSATFESHVDWVNDAILVGENLVSCSSDTTIKVWNCLSDGACTKTLRQHSDYVICLAAAEKNSNIVASGGLGGEVFIWDLDAALAPVTKSVDAKEDEIPNGNSGPALSTLCNVNSSGNIASTNGKPHGYSPIAAKGHKDSVYALAMNDTGTLLVSGGTEKVVRVWDPRTGSKNMKLRGHTDNIRALLIDSTGRYCLSGSSDSMIRLWDLGQQRCVHSYAVHTDSVWALATTPSFGHVYSGGRDQSVYLTDLSTRESVLLCTNEHPILQLSLQDDTIWVATTDSSVYGWPAEGQTPQKVFQKGGSFLAGNLSFSRARASLEGSAPVPVYKEPSFTIPGVPAIVQHEIMNNRRHVLTKDTVGSVKLWEITRGAVIEDFGKVSFEDKKKELFEMVSIPAWFTMDARLGCLSVHLDTPQCFSAEIYAVDLNVTGAQEDLKINLAHETLRGLLVHWSKRRPKPGPHSLSNGDGSIGKDVSLKSSPHPRSEVDDGAENHANNVLPSFEFSTVSPPSIITESSSGGPWRKRITDLDGTEDDLPWWCVDCAENSRFPKENTKCGFYLHAAEGSPAPNITQGKLSAPRILRVLKVANYVVEKLVLEKPLDGSPDSTFGMGLTSGPSQLTTLDSSSRLGLKSWQKLKPSVEILCNNQQVLSPEMSLATVRTYIWKKPEDLILNYRVVQYR is encoded by the exons ATGCATCGTGTCGGGAGTGCTGGAAACGCAGCTGGTTCAACTCGACCAAGAAAGGAGAAGCGTTTTACGTATGTGCTCAACGATGCTGATAATAAAAAG CATTGTGCTGGGATCAACTGCTTGTCATACCTGAACGGTTCTGCTTCTGGTACAAGTGATTATCTCTTTACTGGGAGTCGTGATGGTACCTTGAAGAGATGGGAATACCAAAATGGGGATGCAAACTTTTCAGCAACTTTTGAGTCACATGTTGATTGG GTTAATGATGCCATTCTTGTTGGCGAAAATCTTGTTTCATGTTCCTCAGACACCACTATAAAG GTGTGGAATTGCTTATCAGATGGTGCTTGTACCAAGACCCTCCGCCAGCATTCTGATTATGTGATCTGTCTTGCTGCAGCTGAAAAGAAT AGCAATATCGTAGCCTCTGGTGGCCTTGGTGGTGAGGTCTTCATATGGGATCTTGATGCTGCTCTTGCTCCTGTAACCAAATCTGTAGATGCAAAAGAGGACGAGATTCCTAATGGAAATTCTGGACCTGCTTTGTCAACCTTGTGCAATGTAAATTCTAGTGGCAACATTGCTTCCACCAACGGGAAACCACATGGGTACAGTCCAATTGCTGCCAAAGGTCACAAGGATTCAGTTTATGCACTGGCTATGAATGATACAGGAACCTTGCTTGTCTCTGGTGGTACTGAAAAG GTTGTTCGTGTTTGGGATCCTAGGACAGGTTCAAAAAACATGAAATTGAGAGGGCACACTGACAATATCAGGGCTTTGCTTATTGATTCCACGGGAAG GTATTGTCTATCAGGCTCATCTGATTCAATGATAAG ACTATGGGATCTAGGACAGCAACGCTGTGTGCATTCTTATGCTGTTCATACTGATTCAGTTTGGGCGCTTGCAACCACCCCTTCATTTGGTCATGTTTATAGCGGTGGCAGAGATCAGTCT GTATACTTGACAGATCTGTCCACACGAGAGAGTGTGTTACTGTGCACAAATGAACACCCAATCCTACAGTTGTCCTTGCAAGATGATACAATATGGGTTGCAACAACTGATTCTTCTGTTTATGGATGGCCAGCTGAAGGGCAGACACCACAAAAAGTTTTTCAAAAGGGTGGCTCGTTCTTAGCTGGGAATTTGTCATTCTCAAGGGCAAGAGCTTCTTTAGAAGGATCAGCACCT GTACCTGTATACAAAGAGCCATCTTTCACTATTCCTGGAGTTCCAGCAATAGTTCAACatgagatcatgaataatagaagGCATGTCCTGACAAAG GATACTGTTGGTTCGGTCAAATTATGGGAGATTACTCGAGGAGCTGTTATTGAAGACTTTGGCAAG GTTTCTTTTGAGGATAAAAAAAAGGAGTTATTTGAGATG GTTAGCATACCTGCGTGGTTTACCATGGACGCTCGATTGGGATGTTTGTCTGTCCACCTGGATACTCCACAATGCTTCTCTGCAGAAATATATGCAGTTGACTTGAATGTTACTGGAGCACAGGAAGATCTTAAG ATTAATTTGGCTCATGAGACTCTTCGTGGTTTGTTAGTTCACTGGAGTAAACGAAGGCCGAAACCTGGTCCACATAGCTTGTCAAATGGTGACGGTTCAATAGGGAAAGATGTATCATTGAAAAGTTCACCCCATCCAAGATCTGAGGTGGATGATGGAGCCGAGAACCATGCAAACAATGTGCTTCCTTCGTTTGAGTTCTCGACGGTTTCACCTCCATCAATTATCACAGAAAGTTCTAGTGGAGGACCTTGGAGAAAGAGAATTACTGATTTGGATGGAACTGAGGACGATCTCCCGTGGTGGTGTGTGGACTGTGCCGAGAACAGTCGGTTTCCAAAAGAGAATACAAA GTGTGGCTTTTATTTGCATGCGGCTGAAGGCTCGCCTGCACCAAACATTACACAAGGGAAACTCAGTGCTCCACGGATACTGCGGGTTCTCAAA GTTGCTAACTATGTGGTTGAGAAGCTCGTCCTCGAGAAACCGTTGGATGGAAGTCCTGACAGCACATTTGGCATGGGTTTGACCTCTGGTCCATCACAACTCACGACGCTAGATAGTTCTTCAAGGCTTGGACTAAAGTCATGGCAAAAACTAAAACCTTCTGTTGAGATATTGTGCAACAACCAG CAGGTCCTGTCGCCTGAGATGAGTTTAGCGACGGTGCGAACATATATTTGGAAGAAGCCAGAGGATCTGATTCTTAATTACAGAGTGGTGCAATATAGATAA
- the LOC124651619 gene encoding WD repeat-containing protein 48-like isoform X2 — MHRVGSAGNAAGSTRPRKEKRFTYVLNDADNKKHCAGINCLSYLNGSASGTSDYLFTGSRDGTLKRWEYQNGDANFSATFESHVDWVNDAILVGENLVSCSSDTTIKVWNCLSDGACTKTLRQHSDYVICLAAAEKNSNIVASGGLGGEVFIWDLDAALAPVTKSVDAKEDEIPNGNSGPALSTLCNVNSSGNIASTNGKPHGYSPIAAKGHKDSVYALAMNDTGTLLVSGGTEKVVRVWDPRTGSKNMKLRGHTDNIRALLIDSTGRYCLSGSSDSMIRLWDLGQQRCVHSYAVHTDSVWALATTPSFGHVYSGGRDQSVYLTDLSTRESVLLCTNEHPILQLSLQDDTIWVATTDSSVYGWPAEGQTPQKVFQKGGSFLAGNLSFSRARASLEGSAPVPVYKEPSFTIPGVPAIVQHEIMNNRRHVLTKDTVGSVKLWEITRGAVIEDFGKVSFEDKKKELFEMVSIPAWFTMDARLGCLSVHLDTPQCFSAEIYAVDLNVTGAQEDLKINLAHETLRGLLVHWSKRRPKPGPHSLSNGDGSIGKDVSLKSSPHPRSEVDDGAENHANNVLPSFEFSTVSPPSIITESSSGGPWRKRITDLDGTEDDLPWWCVDCAENSRFPKENTKCGFYLHAAEGSPAPNITQGKLSAPRILRVLKVANYVVEKLVLEKPLDGSPDSTFGMGLTSGPSQLTTLDSSSRLGLKSWQKLKPSVEILCNNQVLSPEMSLATVRTYIWKKPEDLILNYRVVQYR, encoded by the exons ATGCATCGTGTCGGGAGTGCTGGAAACGCAGCTGGTTCAACTCGACCAAGAAAGGAGAAGCGTTTTACGTATGTGCTCAACGATGCTGATAATAAAAAG CATTGTGCTGGGATCAACTGCTTGTCATACCTGAACGGTTCTGCTTCTGGTACAAGTGATTATCTCTTTACTGGGAGTCGTGATGGTACCTTGAAGAGATGGGAATACCAAAATGGGGATGCAAACTTTTCAGCAACTTTTGAGTCACATGTTGATTGG GTTAATGATGCCATTCTTGTTGGCGAAAATCTTGTTTCATGTTCCTCAGACACCACTATAAAG GTGTGGAATTGCTTATCAGATGGTGCTTGTACCAAGACCCTCCGCCAGCATTCTGATTATGTGATCTGTCTTGCTGCAGCTGAAAAGAAT AGCAATATCGTAGCCTCTGGTGGCCTTGGTGGTGAGGTCTTCATATGGGATCTTGATGCTGCTCTTGCTCCTGTAACCAAATCTGTAGATGCAAAAGAGGACGAGATTCCTAATGGAAATTCTGGACCTGCTTTGTCAACCTTGTGCAATGTAAATTCTAGTGGCAACATTGCTTCCACCAACGGGAAACCACATGGGTACAGTCCAATTGCTGCCAAAGGTCACAAGGATTCAGTTTATGCACTGGCTATGAATGATACAGGAACCTTGCTTGTCTCTGGTGGTACTGAAAAG GTTGTTCGTGTTTGGGATCCTAGGACAGGTTCAAAAAACATGAAATTGAGAGGGCACACTGACAATATCAGGGCTTTGCTTATTGATTCCACGGGAAG GTATTGTCTATCAGGCTCATCTGATTCAATGATAAG ACTATGGGATCTAGGACAGCAACGCTGTGTGCATTCTTATGCTGTTCATACTGATTCAGTTTGGGCGCTTGCAACCACCCCTTCATTTGGTCATGTTTATAGCGGTGGCAGAGATCAGTCT GTATACTTGACAGATCTGTCCACACGAGAGAGTGTGTTACTGTGCACAAATGAACACCCAATCCTACAGTTGTCCTTGCAAGATGATACAATATGGGTTGCAACAACTGATTCTTCTGTTTATGGATGGCCAGCTGAAGGGCAGACACCACAAAAAGTTTTTCAAAAGGGTGGCTCGTTCTTAGCTGGGAATTTGTCATTCTCAAGGGCAAGAGCTTCTTTAGAAGGATCAGCACCT GTACCTGTATACAAAGAGCCATCTTTCACTATTCCTGGAGTTCCAGCAATAGTTCAACatgagatcatgaataatagaagGCATGTCCTGACAAAG GATACTGTTGGTTCGGTCAAATTATGGGAGATTACTCGAGGAGCTGTTATTGAAGACTTTGGCAAG GTTTCTTTTGAGGATAAAAAAAAGGAGTTATTTGAGATG GTTAGCATACCTGCGTGGTTTACCATGGACGCTCGATTGGGATGTTTGTCTGTCCACCTGGATACTCCACAATGCTTCTCTGCAGAAATATATGCAGTTGACTTGAATGTTACTGGAGCACAGGAAGATCTTAAG ATTAATTTGGCTCATGAGACTCTTCGTGGTTTGTTAGTTCACTGGAGTAAACGAAGGCCGAAACCTGGTCCACATAGCTTGTCAAATGGTGACGGTTCAATAGGGAAAGATGTATCATTGAAAAGTTCACCCCATCCAAGATCTGAGGTGGATGATGGAGCCGAGAACCATGCAAACAATGTGCTTCCTTCGTTTGAGTTCTCGACGGTTTCACCTCCATCAATTATCACAGAAAGTTCTAGTGGAGGACCTTGGAGAAAGAGAATTACTGATTTGGATGGAACTGAGGACGATCTCCCGTGGTGGTGTGTGGACTGTGCCGAGAACAGTCGGTTTCCAAAAGAGAATACAAA GTGTGGCTTTTATTTGCATGCGGCTGAAGGCTCGCCTGCACCAAACATTACACAAGGGAAACTCAGTGCTCCACGGATACTGCGGGTTCTCAAA GTTGCTAACTATGTGGTTGAGAAGCTCGTCCTCGAGAAACCGTTGGATGGAAGTCCTGACAGCACATTTGGCATGGGTTTGACCTCTGGTCCATCACAACTCACGACGCTAGATAGTTCTTCAAGGCTTGGACTAAAGTCATGGCAAAAACTAAAACCTTCTGTTGAGATATTGTGCAACAACCAG GTCCTGTCGCCTGAGATGAGTTTAGCGACGGTGCGAACATATATTTGGAAGAAGCCAGAGGATCTGATTCTTAATTACAGAGTGGTGCAATATAGATAA